The DNA segment TGTTGACATGAGGCAGACAAATTTCTATTGATGGGAATAGTTAATAAACTCTAAAGAATATTGTATTGATACATGTATCCTGATATTTTGTTCCTTCATAGACTTCAAGAATTTCCAGTTCTACATTACTTTCTATTCTTTCACCTAAAGTAATTTTTTGAGGAGCGGGCGTATCTTCAAGTTCTATTATCATCGGTTCCTTACTCACATCAAGAAATGTAAGCTTAATTTTTTTTGGTCGTGAATTTTCTTTATAGAGATATGGTTTTTTATAGGATACGTATCCTGTCATTATGTAAATAACACTATCGTCAATTCCAAATGTTACTTTCTGACCAATCCCGTTTCCTTTAACATTTTCTACCCATGGAGTTTCCAAATCCCATGTTCCAATATTTTCTGCAGGATATTCTTTATTTTTTTCTTTTAAATATGTACTTGCCTCAAAACATAATTTATTAGGAAGACGTAAAGCCTCATAACCTCTAATTGTATAATACCCAAAATATTCAGGTTCTTTTTTATTTTGTTTATAGAGAAGTAAAACGTCATCAGATGCTATGCAAAGATAAGTTGTTCCATTTTCTAAATCAAGAAAAGTTAGGCCGCCATCCTTTCTTTCGCTATATTTGTAACTTCCAATGATATAGTTTTCAGATTTTTCTCCTTTCTCATAATCAATGAAAAACATAGTATTATCTTTAAATCTGATGCTATGATCCATAGTATTTTCCTGATCAACAGCATATGATTTACCTTCAAGCTTAAAATCTTTCATATCTATTTTTTGAAAAGTTTCAGCCTGCAAAAAAAATAAATTCACTATAAATAACAAAAATAAAATATTCTTTTTCATGATTATTCTCCTATTGGTAATGGATCTCTTATTATTATTTTTATTTTATCTCAATCTGACATGCTAAACTCTGAGGTTTTCCAGCGGCAACTTGTTTCTTTTGAGCATCGGTTTGCTGACATGAAGCAGACAAATTTCTATTGATGGGAATTATTTACCCCTTTAAGACAAATATATAGATGCCCCCACTAAACATTAAAAGAAAGTAAAACAAAAAAATCCATTTCAATTCTTTAAAAGTAATACCATAAAATAAAAATCTAATAAAAGCGCCTATTAAAACAACAATAAAAACAACAAAAGTTTGCAATATATAATTCTTAAAACCGTCCAATCTAATCTCCAATTTTATCTAATTCTTTTTTTAATTGTTTTAATATATTAAATGTTTTTCGATCATAAACCATAATACTCTTAATACCGTTTTTCCTAGAATCTAACAATCCAGAAACAACACCTTTTGCAAAAAAAGAATATAACATCCATACCGATTTGAAAAATAATCATTAAAGTTACGACTCTATTAAGATTACTAGAAAAACTTTTTAATGAGCGATTTCTGCACGGCAAATTTTGATTGATGGGATTCAAAAAAACTTATAATGAGTCCAAATTAATAAGTTTTCCATTCTTATTTATTAAATATGACTTTCCATCAAGTATTACGTTTGCATAAATTTTATTAAATACGCCGGCATAATCAAAATCAATTTCTGAAAGTTTTTTCCCTTTTACATCTACAAAGTTGTAAGTAAGTTGTTTTTTATTCTTATAAATCACGTTACTAAATCCATTGATAAAATTAGAACAAGTAAATGCTTTAAATGATCCAGTTTGTTGTCCGTTCTTATTAAGAATAACCCATTCGTTTTTTTCAAAAGAAGTATTTACGAGAACGAATCCCTTTACAAAATCACAGGCGTGAAGATAACCGTCATAGTGATCTATGTTTATATTGAATTTTAAATTTCCATTTATATCAAAATAACCTACAACCTTATTTGTTGATTCACCATAAATCAAACCTTCTGAAACATTCTGGGAAGTTTCAGAAAACTCACTTAATTTATTTCCGGAGATATCAAAAACAGCATAATTAAAATTTGGTAAAACTCCTACAAAATATTTTTCATTAACATGATAAACACGTTTTAACTCTAACTGAAATTTTTCATTTCCATTCCAGTCTAAAAAATGAAATATTTTATTTTTTTCACCAAAATACAAAACTGGTATTACAGGCCCATCTGAGGAATACGCATTTGATACTTCTGCTATTTTCTTCTTCTGAAGAAGATTCCACAATTCCTCTTTTCCTGTTCCTTTTTCTACAACTGCAACATCTTGATTAATCAAATAAATCCGTTCTCTTCCACAAAAAGTTTTTACTCCTTTATAATATAAAGAATTAATTCCATCCTTTGTTTCTGTAATATAAGTTGAGCCTGATAAGTCAATTTTTGTAAATGTTGGTTTTACTATAATTTTTAATGTGTCTTCATCTAATACTCCATAGTAATTACTCGTTTTAAAAACCATAAGACTTTCTGCCGAAGTAAGAGAATTCAAAATAATCAGAATAAACAGATATATAATTTTTTTCATTTTTAACTCCTATTGATAATAAAAAGAATCATAATAATCAACAGTATCATCCATATTTAAGATTAATAGTCCTGCATGTTCATGCCCCTCAGTGTAACTTTTATTATGTGGACAGGCGCACTGGCCTGTTTAATGAGGAAGGAAATATGTTGCTTATTTGGAAATGTTTTTATGTAAAGCTTTATAAAACTACGGCGGGTCTATTCGCAGCGCAGCTTCTAGCGAGCCCGCCTTTTTTTATAGACAAAAAAACAAATGTCGTGGTAAAATAATCCCACGAGGAGAATACAAATGCCTAGAATAATTCCTATAAGGGATTTAAAAAACACTACAGCAATTTCGACTCTATGCCATGAAGAAGAAGAACCGATTTTCGTTACAAAAAATGGATATGGAGACATGGTTTTAATGAGCATGGAAACTTATGAAAAGAACCTGTTCCTTGCAAACGTATATGGAAAACTTGAAGAAGCAAAACAGGATATGAAAAACGGAAAGTATTCTTCTGTTGAAGATGCAATTTCAAGAATAAAGAAAAATCATGGCCTATAATGTCCGAATCATGGAAAAGGCTGAGCAGGATTTATCCGAAATTGTAACTTATTTTACAGAAAAACTTTGTAATCCAAGTGCTGCTGAAAGTTTACTTGAAGAATTTCTCGAAGAAAAGAACAATATTTCAGATAATCCTTATATGTATCCGTTAAGTAATGATTCAGTTTTGCAATCTGAAGGATATCACAGATTTCTTTTCAAAAAAAATTATATTGTTCTATACTTAATCGACGATGATGAAAAAGAAGTATCTATAATGAGAATCTTTTATGCAAAAAGAGATTATGCTAATTTAATATAGAAGCAACCTAACAAAGGTTATATGGACACCCGCACTGGGGCGCAATGTATTTAAATATGAAACTCGATAAACAAAAAAGTAATCTAAAATATTATTATCAAACTCAGGACTATAAGATACATGCATATAAGAATATCCCTGAATTTCTGGATAAATCTGTCTCAGAAATTGCTTTGCAAAACTTTTTTGAAGAGAAAATTCTTTTTGGCTGTGAATATAAAAAAAACTTTATAGAAGTAATTTATGAAGAAAAAAAACTTCGGGTGAGCATAAATAAAAAAGAAAAATTCATTGATTTTCAGAATCCTAAAGAACTCAAAGATTTATTTGATAGAGAATCTTCGCGGATGCTGAATTCTCAAAAAACAAAAATAAGAATGTCAAAAACAACTATTCTTTTTATCGCAGGATTAATTCTGATTGTTGTAAATTTTATCACATTCTTTATAAGTCTCCATTTTTTTGATAAGAAATCTGTTAATAGAATAATCGCTCCAATTTTTTTAATGTTATTTGGGTGTGGCAGTCTGATGACTTTTCCCAAAAATCTTGAAGATTTTGAATCTGCGGAAGGCTCAAATTTTATTGATCTAAAACTTTGTATCATATCTCTGTTTTTTGGAATAATACTTTTACCAGCCGGCTTTTGGATGTTATTGTAAAAACAAAGTTCCGTGCAATTTCCTTGACAATAAAGATATACAATGTATATACTATGAATATTGGAGGTAGCATTATGCAGGCAGTAGTTCAGAAATGGGGCAATAGCCTCGGTTTTAGGATTCCTTCTCTTTGGGCAAAAGATAATAATGTAAAAAGTGGCAGTAAAATTGAAGTGATTGCCGAAAAAGGAAAAATGATCATTCTTCCCCAGAAAAAATCGCTTGATGATATGATGGCTATGGTAAATGCCGATAACATTCATTCGGAAATTTCAACAGGCCATGCGATAGGTAACGAAGAATGGTAAAATCAAATTATGTTCCAGAAAAAGGCGACTTGGTTTGGCTGGATTTTGACCCGCAAGCCGGACATGAGCAAAAAGGTCGCCGTCCTGCGATTTGTGTTTCTCAGAAAATATACAATAAAAAGATTGGGCTTGCTTTGTTCTGTTCTATAACAAGCCATATAAAAGGTTATCCTTTTGAAATTGTCTTAGACAATCATTCTATCAACGGTTGCATTTTGAGTGACCAGGTAAAAAATCTTGACTGGACTCAAAGAAACTGTGACTTTATAGAAAAAGCAACAGAAAAAGAAATTAATACTGTTGTTGATAATATCAAATTGATGATTGAATAGAATTTCACATAACAAAGCTTCAAAGCGGATGTCGCGGTCAAGTCGCAAAAACGTTTAAGCAATTATTATGCTCACAGCCCACTGGGCTGGTTTGTTTTAGGTGAAAATATGGATGATAAGAAAACTCTTTTAGAAAATATCGATAAAATCCATACAACAGAAATGGGAGCGGACAGAATCAAAAAGAATTTGGATCTTGGAAACTGCAATGCCGTTGATTTTTGTAAATATAAGATTTTAGAGAAAAACTGCAGCATTTATAAACAAGGCAAGAATTGGTATTGCGAAATCGATGGAATAAGAATAACTGTAAATTCATACAGCTATACAATCATTACGGCTCATAAAATGTAAATATGCAAAATACGACGATTCATCGTTGCAATGGAATAAATTTGTAAAAGACTTTTGCGCCGATGAATCAACAAATTCATATGCAAACAAGTTAAAGGTTGCTTCAATTTTATGGAATGAAGTCCGTAATTCTACACGGAAAAAAGTATACAATGGCGATTTGCTGCAAGAATTTGCCGAGAAAATTGAAATTTACAGACTAAGCAAAAAAAAATCTTGACGGCGATGGGAGAATCGAGGTACATTCAAGTAAGGAAAGTAAGGAGGTGTTTTATGGAACTTGCAAAAGTAACTTCAAAAGGGCAGATTACAATTCCTCTTATGATAAGGAATAAGCTTCAGCTGAAAGCTGGCGATAAAGTTTTTTTTGAGGAGAGCAGCGGCAAAGTTTATATTACGAATGCATCTCAAATCACTCTGGCGAATGTACAGGCTCAAATGAAAGGCGAAGCAAAAAAAGCAGGCTTTGAGACAGAAGACGATGTTGTCGCTTATATCAAGGAATTGAGGAAATCCAGGTGAGAGTTTTCGTAGATACAAATGTCGTAATCTCTACGCTTCTTTTTCCAAACGGAAAGGTTTCTAAAGTTTTTTCACATTTACTTGAAAAACATACGGTAATAATTTCTTCCTACACAAAAGAAGAATGTAAGGAAGTATTTGAAAAGAAATTTCCTACAAAAATTGAACAACTTGAAATCTTTTTTGACGGCATTAATTTTGAGGAATTCACAACTCCCTCTAAAATCGCTGAAAAGGAATATCCAAAAATCAGGGATATAAAGGATTTGCCCGTTCTGGTTTCTGCGATTTTATCTGATTCTGATATTTTACTTACAGGCGACAAAGATTTTGAAGATGTTAAAATTGATAAGCCATTGATTTTTACGCCTGCGAAATATTTTGACTTGATAGGAAATTAGCATAATAAAGCTTCAAAACCGACAAACCGGTCAAGCCGCAAAACCGTTTAAGCAATTATTACCATCACCCATGAACACTACATTAAAACCTGAATGTGCTGTATGATTTTCTGAATTTTCATTCGAGTTATGAGGATAATAAAAAATATATAGATATTACGGTTGCTGAATTAAATCTTGAACAAAACATTAGTAATAATTGGAAAACAGGATATGTTCAGGAAGTTCAGCTTTATATTTGTCTGATATTATGAACAGAGTTTTTTAGAAAAAATTTTACAAGGTATATTAGAAGGGTTGTTTTAATGAAAAATATTGTATGGGCTGTAATTTTATTTATAAGTTTAATTACGCTTATAATTTTATGTATAAAAGCTATTAAGTTGAATATTGTTGAACGTAATAAATTAATAAAACATCTGGAAGAAAAAGGTGATTATAAATCATTATATGATCTTGGTTTTTATAATAAGTACTATCAAAAGGAATCGAGAAGAGGCGTTGATACTTTTGTAGTTGCAATGGAAAAGTATAATGAAACTAAAGATGTATATTTTCTAAACTATGCAGATTTTATTGATGGAAGAATTAAGATTTACCTTGTATTTCAATTGAGTATAATGATAAATCTCATTGTATTTATAAAACGAATTAAAATTTTATGCGTTTAATGTAATACCCCATCAATAGAAATTTGTCTGCTTCATGTCAGCAAACCGCAAGTCCTGCATACAAAACGCAGCCAGTGTGATAGATTTGTGGCAGAAATTTTTCAGGGAAGGACACAGTTTGCCATTAGGAGAATAATCATGAAAAAGAATGTTTTATTTTTGTTATTTATAGTGAATTTATTTTTTTTGCAGGCTGAAACTTTTCAAAAAATAGATATGAAAAATTTTAAGCTTGAAGATAAATGGTATGACATCGATCTTGGTGTTAGTGTAGATCACAGCATCAGATTTAAAGATAATACTATGTTTTTCATTGATTATGAAAAAGGAAAAAAATTTGAAAACTATATCATTGGAAGTTACAAATATAGCGAAAGAAAGGATGGCGGCCTAACTTTTCTTGATTTAGAAAATGGAACAACTTATCTTTGCATAGCATCTGATGACGTTCTACTTTTGTATTCTAAAGATAAAAAAGAACCTGAATATTTTGGATATTATAATCTGAGAATCTATGAAGCTATGTGTTTTCCGGATGAATCAAATTATCAGGCAACATCATATTTAAAAGAAAACAATAAAGAATATCCTGCGGAAAATATTGGAACATGGAATTTGGAAACTCCCTGGGTAGAAAATGTTAAAGGAAACGGGATTGGTCAAAAAATAACATTTGGGATCGACTCTACTGTTATTTATTTAATGACAGGATATGTATCTTATGAAAAACCTTATCTTTACAAGGAAAATTCCAGGCCAAAAAAAATTAAGTTGTCATTTCTTGATGTGAGTAAAGAATCTATGATAATAGAACTTGAAGATACGCCGGCTCCTCAAAAAATTACTTTAGGAGAAAGAATAGAAAGTAATGTAGAACTGGAAATTCTTGAAGTCTATGAAGGAACAAAATACAAGGATACTTGCATTAATTCTATGTTTTTTCTTTATTAGTTTATCCCCCCATCAATAGCAATTTGTACCACTACGCCGGAAACAATCCGGTTAAGTATGTGGACCCGGATGGAAGAATTTCTGGCTACCTAAACGATAGTACTGGAGCTGGAGGATTTGGGCATTCTGCTTTATTTGTCGAGTTATACGATAATGGAAAAACATGGAGTAAATTATGAAAAAATTAATATTGATTTCAACTTATCTAGCTTTGTCGCTGGCTGTGCATGCAGAAAAAAAATACATCACGGATGGTTTTGGCATCTGGTCTACGGAGGATTTTAAAAAGTTTACTCCGGTGCTGGCGTGCACGAATCCCATACTTGGAGCCGGGTCTATTAAAACAATTCAAATCGTTGATATATATGACAGGTTTATTCTCTACAAAAAGATGGAGCATTTTGATGAATATCAATTTGAATTCTATAGTTACAAAGATTCGAAACATTCGCCGATTTATACAGTTAACAGAAAAAACATAAACAGGGAATTGGATTCTGCTTTTTATTCTGAAAATTGCATTTTTTGTCTGGAGCATACTATTAATTCTAATTATTCTAAGTCTGATTTTTATATAACAAAAAGGACTGTTGATTCACTGGAAGTGGTTTTAGAATACAAGCTTGATAAATCTTCTTTTAAAGTCTCCTGCACCGGTCCTATGTATGTTGACGAAAAAAATGACAGGTTTCTGTGCCAATGTTCAAAATATAGAAAAGACGGCAGGCTAGAATACTTTCTGAAGATTATGTCCTTAAGTACAGGAAAAGAACTTTTTTTAACAGAAACAAATTATTTAACGGAAGTTTTCGCAGAAGACGGGAAAGTGTATCTATCTGTACAAAATAAACTTTTCACAGCAAATTACACTGACGAAAATATTTCTTTACATGAGTTAAAAACATTCGTTCCAGAAAAAAAGAAAATTATTGCCATACGGAAAAACGGTGACATATATGTTTTAAGAACTGAACACAAGAGGTTCAATCCTGTCCATAGATTTATATTCGGTAGCGATTCTACGATATGGTCTTATTATGTCTGTAAAATTCAAGACGGGGAACTTGTAAAAGTCAAAAAATTAAAAAAAAATTCGTGATTAGATTTTTTGATTCAAAGCAGTATACGAAATATTCTTCTTTTATTATCGTAAGTAGAAGATTTGCAATAACCAGTTCTTTGAAAAAAATGTGGATGGTACAAACCAAGATACGGATTGTAACGAAACTTGCTGCGGGTGGAGAAAGAACCATACATGAGGAATACTACAAGCAATTCTATTACCACTCAGACTATTTAGGTTCGGCTGCTCTGATTACGGACTACAGGGGCGATGAGTACCAGAGGATAGAATATACTCCTTACGGAGAAATTTGGGTTGAAGAGCAGAAAGTTAAGAACGAGGCTCATGTCTATTTGCCTTAAAAATACAGTATTTGGATATCAACAGATCCTGCCGTAGGCAAGGCAAATGCTAAAGATTCTGGAAGTTTACCGGGTATGGGAGGTCTCTTTAACCCGATCAACAGCAATTTGTACCATTACGCCGGGAACAATCCGGTTAAGTATGTGGCCCTGGATGGAAAGGAGCAGACCGATGCTCAAAAAAAACATATAGTAAGGGTTGTCAGATAATGAGGTTGAAAGAATTTAATGAAACAATAAACATATTACATCAATTACATTTGTCTTCAAATGACGTTGATACAATAAATATTAAAATTATAGGTGCAGACAATGAATAAAACAAATTTAATTATATTTTTTTTATGTTGTATTTATATGAATTCATATTCAATTGAAAATCAAAATTATTCCAGTGAAGAAACTAGTTTTTATTTTTTTGATAAAACATTTAAGCAGACAACTTTGAATATGGAAACTGGTGAGATATTTGTAAGGAATGGAGATTTTAAAATTCTTCATGACAAATATGATAATCAGCAGTTAGTATTGACTGTTGATGGAAACGAAGAAAAATATAGATTTTTTGAATTTGATGACTGGTTAATTTTATATAAAAATAATATCCCATTCTTTTTTGGTAACAAAGTATCCTCACGACTTCTTGAGTCTTTATGTTTTAAACCAATAACTGCAACTTCATTTTTAAAAGAGGGAAAAAAAGAATATAGTTCCAATAAACTTTCTAGGTGGGCTAATCTTAATTATGTATGGTCAGAAGGTGTTGATGGATATGGTATTGGGGAAAAACTTTTTATAAGTGAAGCTGATTTAAGCAAAATATATATTCTTCCTGGATATGTTTCAGCAGAACGACCAGATTTATATAAAAAAAACTCACGGCCTAAAACTTTGCGTATAACAACAGACACAGAAAGTTTTACGGTAGAATTAAAAGATAAAGTTGAGTTTCAGGAAATAAAATTCAATAATAGGAATAATAAAAAAATCATTATAGAAATTCTTGATGTCTATAAAGGTGATTTATATGAAGATACATGTATTTCCTCTGTATTATGTCGCACATGGACTTCTTATTAATTCCCCCCAACAATAGAAATTTGTCTGCCTCATGTCAGAAAACCGCAAGCCAGTGTGATAGATTTGAAGCAGAAATTTTTCAGGGAAGGACACAGTTTGGTACAAAAAAACGTACTTTTGCCATAAAACCACCTGCCCTCTATGTTGACATTTTCCGTCTGCTGGTTTTTAGGCAGATATCTTAACAGCAGACCAGGCAAAACAGTGATTGACAAAGAATCAGGAGAAGAATTTCAGTTGCGTAAAACGCACAGCTTCTTTTTTATTCCTCTCCAGTATTGGGGAATCATTTGTGGTATTTTATAGATTATTGCATACATTTGGAAAATGAAAAAGTTCCAAAAACATACTTTAAGAAACTATCAGATACCGATTTCTACGAAGTCAGAATTGAGTTGGGTGGAAATATTTATCGGCTGTTAGGATTCTTTCACAATGGAAATATTGTAATTTTTATAAATGGTTTCCAAAAGAAGACTCAGAAGACACCGAAATCTGAAATAGAAGTTTGTGAAGCAAGAATGAAAGATTTTTTGAAAAGGAGTAAAGAAAATGGCAAATAAAACATTAGATTTAGATGATTATATTTCTCAGCGTAAAGAAAAAGATTCAGAATTTGCAAAAAATTTTGATACAGGTTATGAAGAATTCAAAATCGGTATGATGATAAAAGAAATGCGACTAGAGAGCGGAATGACACAAGAACAGTTGGCAGAAAAACTTGAAACTAAGAAAAGCGTTATTTCGCGAATGGAAAATCATTCCGAAGATATTCGATTATCTACCCTTCAAAAAGTTGCATCTGTGTTTGGAAAATATGGCGGTTTGAGAATGATGCCAATGGCACAAGACAAAGTTCAGCTAGTTTTAATGGTAAAAGGCGATAATCGCGAAGAATATATTACTGTTGAATGCATAGCTAATATTGCTGAATAACTAAAAAAAGGTAGTAACCTTAAAACAACAACTAGTTGCAATTTATAGAAAAGTTGACAAAAACTGTATAGCTATGTATATTTAAAGAAAGCAGGGACGCAAAGCAATCGAGCGACCGTTTCCGTTAAGCTATTTTGAATAGTCCGCCGAAGTCGTCACACTTATGGGCGGGCTTTTTTTATGCTCTAAAATCCTATCTTATTAGGAAGGTGAGCAGGTCTATAACAATTGCGATGATAGCAATGATAAGCATTGCTTTTTCGTACTTTGTCACAGACGGCCTCCTTCATTCACGAGAAATCGGAGGCAAGCCGCCACAATTTACTAAGCGTCCCCTATGAGATGTATATTAGATGAAAAGTATAAAATCTACAAGGCATTGTAGAAAAGAAATATCGCCTAACAAAGCTACAAAGCGGATTTTGCGGTCAAGCCGCGCCACCGTTTAAGTAATTATTATGTGCTATTTCCTTTTTCCAGCCAAATCGTAAACTTCGTTATCAGCTCTTGCAGAAATTACAAGAATATACATGTTATGCGTTTTTTCATCTTCCACAAGTTTATAAACAACCCTGATTCCGATGTCGCGGTATTTTATCTTTAACAGTCCTGTTAAATCATTACCGGCTTTGTTCCCTAAAGGCTTCCCATAGCCACCTTCACTTTGGGGTTTTGGATTATCAGAGACTTTAATAATTCCTTTTAAAACTATCTTACGGACAGAACCGTCAAGACGTGCGAGCTCTTCTTTTGCAAGCGGATGATACTTTATTTCCCAAGCCATCTCTTACTCCAGATTTACTTCTACATCGTCTAAGTCCGACTCCTCAAGACCAAATTCTTTCATAACAGCATCATGCGAAATATATTCACTGTTTTTTGCCAGACGTTTTTCAGCCTCTGCGGCAAGAATGGCGTTTTCATATTCTTCCATCATCTGCTGATAGCTTTGCGGACTCATCAGAATGCATTCAGGTGTATTGTTTTTTACAACAATACGAGTTCCAAATTTCTTTACATCAGCAAAAATCTTGTTTGCCTGTCCCTTATTAAAAAGACTTATGGGAATTATAGAATCAAGCACGTTTAATGCGTTCATTGCTTTCATAATGCTACCTCCAGTAACTATTTGTATTATATTT comes from the Treponema rectale genome and includes:
- a CDS encoding helix-turn-helix domain-containing protein, which produces MANKTLDLDDYISQRKEKDSEFAKNFDTGYEEFKIGMMIKEMRLESGMTQEQLAEKLETKKSVISRMENHSEDIRLSTLQKVASVFGKYGGLRMMPMAQDKVQLVLMVKGDNREEYITVECIANIAE
- a CDS encoding NADase-type glycan-binding domain-containing protein, which produces MNKTNLIIFFLCCIYMNSYSIENQNYSSEETSFYFFDKTFKQTTLNMETGEIFVRNGDFKILHDKYDNQQLVLTVDGNEEKYRFFEFDDWLILYKNNIPFFFGNKVSSRLLESLCFKPITATSFLKEGKKEYSSNKLSRWANLNYVWSEGVDGYGIGEKLFISEADLSKIYILPGYVSAERPDLYKKNSRPKTLRITTDTESFTVELKDKVEFQEIKFNNRNNKKIIIEILDVYKGDLYEDTCISSVLCRTWTSY
- a CDS encoding putative toxin-antitoxin system toxin component, PIN family; this translates as MRVFVDTNVVISTLLFPNGKVSKVFSHLLEKHTVIISSYTKEECKEVFEKKFPTKIEQLEIFFDGINFEEFTTPSKIAEKEYPKIRDIKDLPVLVSAILSDSDILLTGDKDFEDVKIDKPLIFTPAKYFDLIGN
- a CDS encoding AbrB/MazE/SpoVT family DNA-binding domain-containing protein codes for the protein MQAVVQKWGNSLGFRIPSLWAKDNNVKSGSKIEVIAEKGKMIILPQKKSLDDMMAMVNADNIHSEISTGHAIGNEEW
- a CDS encoding type II toxin-antitoxin system Phd/YefM family antitoxin, encoding MKAMNALNVLDSIIPISLFNKGQANKIFADVKKFGTRIVVKNNTPECILMSPQSYQQMMEEYENAILAAEAEKRLAKNSEYISHDAVMKEFGLEESDLDDVEVNLE
- a CDS encoding NADase-type glycan-binding domain-containing protein, producing MKKNVLFLLFIVNLFFLQAETFQKIDMKNFKLEDKWYDIDLGVSVDHSIRFKDNTMFFIDYEKGKKFENYIIGSYKYSERKDGGLTFLDLENGTTYLCIASDDVLLLYSKDKKEPEYFGYYNLRIYEAMCFPDESNYQATSYLKENNKEYPAENIGTWNLETPWVENVKGNGIGQKITFGIDSTVIYLMTGYVSYEKPYLYKENSRPKKIKLSFLDVSKESMIIELEDTPAPQKITLGERIESNVELEILEVYEGTKYKDTCINSMFFLY
- the mazF gene encoding endoribonuclease MazF, with amino-acid sequence MVKSNYVPEKGDLVWLDFDPQAGHEQKGRRPAICVSQKIYNKKIGLALFCSITSHIKGYPFEIVLDNHSINGCILSDQVKNLDWTQRNCDFIEKATEKEINTVVDNIKLMIE
- a CDS encoding type II toxin-antitoxin system RelE family toxin translates to MAWEIKYHPLAKEELARLDGSVRKIVLKGIIKVSDNPKPQSEGGYGKPLGNKAGNDLTGLLKIKYRDIGIRVVYKLVEDEKTHNMYILVISARADNEVYDLAGKRK
- a CDS encoding type II toxin-antitoxin system RelE/ParE family toxin, which encodes MENEKVPKTYFKKLSDTDFYEVRIELGGNIYRLLGFFHNGNIVIFINGFQKKTQKTPKSEIEVCEARMKDFLKRSKENGK
- a CDS encoding NADase-type glycan-binding domain-containing protein: MKKNILFLLFIVNLFFLQAETFQKIDMKDFKLEGKSYAVDQENTMDHSIRFKDNTMFFIDYEKGEKSENYIIGSYKYSERKDGGLTFLDLENGTTYLCIASDDVLLLYKQNKKEPEYFGYYTIRGYEALRLPNKLCFEASTYLKEKNKEYPAENIGTWDLETPWVENVKGNGIGQKVTFGIDDSVIYIMTGYVSYKKPYLYKENSRPKKIKLTFLDVSKEPMIIELEDTPAPQKITLGERIESNVELEILEVYEGTKYQDTCINTIFFRVY
- a CDS encoding type II toxin-antitoxin system Phd/YefM family antitoxin, producing MPRIIPIRDLKNTTAISTLCHEEEEPIFVTKNGYGDMVLMSMETYEKNLFLANVYGKLEEAKQDMKNGKYSSVEDAISRIKKNHGL
- a CDS encoding type II toxin-antitoxin system RelE/ParE family toxin, with the protein product MEKAEQDLSEIVTYFTEKLCNPSAAESLLEEFLEEKNNISDNPYMYPLSNDSVLQSEGYHRFLFKKNYIVLYLIDDDEKEVSIMRIFYAKRDYANLI
- a CDS encoding DUF3781 domain-containing protein, with product MDDKKTLLENIDKIHTTEMGADRIKKNLDLGNCNAVDFCKYKILEKNCSIYKQGKNWYCEIDGIRITVNSYSYTIITAHKM
- a CDS encoding AbrB/MazE/SpoVT family DNA-binding domain-containing protein; this encodes MELAKVTSKGQITIPLMIRNKLQLKAGDKVFFEESSGKVYITNASQITLANVQAQMKGEAKKAGFETEDDVVAYIKELRKSR